From Daphnia pulicaria isolate SC F1-1A chromosome 11, SC_F0-13Bv2, whole genome shotgun sequence, the proteins below share one genomic window:
- the LOC124315836 gene encoding uncharacterized protein LOC124315836: protein MRSNCHLVSLVALCLIVSFTSAGLIKRIQQIPNPLSSFLQGWKESNATETDETVEKLSPPPLPTVYPNVTSYSHYKSEGLTVSTTVVVPTADGGQRNVDLCEGNILVPLSNDRNTLIEETFKSTRFPYERSTPLICSWNVRVSDNCRRGLVTMTINKRSRLAEMDGCAKGYYRVSPFMKDAKICGRIETIPTFQWYVEDQQPENVTIVLKHFGLNDGYWEGLSFTLSGECLPNKSDLSVSKAVKSYSNWLHQLERESEALDLVVVTP, encoded by the exons ATGCGTTCAAATTGCCACCTTGTCTCACTGGTAGCTCTCTGCTTGATCGTTTCCTTCACTTCGGCAG GACTTATCAAGCGGATCCAGCAGATCCCGAATCCTTTGTCTTCATTCCTGCAGGGATGGAAGGAATCCAACGCCACGGAAACGGACGAGACTGTGGAGAAATTGAGTCCGCCGCCATTGCCGACCGTTTACCCCAACGTGACGAGCTACTCGCATTACAAATCAGAGGGACTGACGGTCAGCACCACAGTAGTCGTGCCCACGGCAGACGGCGGCCAACGAAATGTAG ATTTGTGCGAAGGAAATATTCTCGTTCCGCTGTCCAACGACCGCAACACTTTGATCGAGGAAACGTTCAAATCGACACGATTCCCGTACGAGCGCTCGACTCCGCTCATCTGTTCATGGAACGTCAGG GTGAGTGACAATTGCAGACGGGGACTTGTCACGATGACAATTAACAAGCGAAGTCGATTGGCCGAAATGGACGGATGCGCCAAAGGATATTATCGAGTCTCTCCTTTTATGAAAGATGCAAA GATCTGCGGACGTATTGAGACGATCCCCACCTTCCAGTGGTACGTGGAAGATCAGCAGCCGGAAAATGTGACGATCGTTTTGAAACATTTCGGACTCAACGACGGATACTGGGAGGGATTATCTTTCACCCTGTCTG GTGAATGTCTTCCAAACAAATCGGATTTGTCCGTCAGCAAGGCCGTCAAATCCTACAGCAATTGGTTGCATCAGCTCGAACGAGAGTCAGAAGCCTTGGATCTTGTAGTGGTCACGCCCTAA
- the LOC124315834 gene encoding uncharacterized protein LOC124315834 has product MRQSGLVLLLVGLCVFVTFTSAGVLEKIPKRKKSPSKLGAGPLEWPTNSSAAVVPNADGGQLRIDMCEGNIVVPLSSSRNVKRNFTVKSTLFPFKRSTPLICSWNVKVSKNCRRGLVTMTIHERSRLAGDEGCLNGFYSVSPFMDNVRICGRINFVPAFQWYVEDQQPEVTINLRHVGLDDGYSEGLAFTLSGECLAEGSNMTQSKANRSYTKWMQQLLDQSANFGVPTLVVPDDEVYATTASPFWAYEADDTELNIVQSNFTKQPTKIAALDFDLETPWHVLKNHSAPLRTIAPSPITTTTSTKPPKIPSISPNISSNANSVEPHPIINLNYTILNQTAIISSTTTPKPPPPAKPLISSSHFNLETPWHVLKNQSLMAPAISSPPLKNKTQNVSLNVTAAAAAIQTVETILWT; this is encoded by the exons ATGCGTCAATCTGGTCTAGTCTTACTGTTGGTCGGTCTCTGCGTCTTTGTCACATTCACTTCAGCAG gagtgttggaaaaaattccgaaaaggaaaaagtcgcCATCGAAATTGGGTGCGGGGCCTTTGGAGTGGCCGACAAACAGCTCGGCGGCCGTCGTGCCCAATGCCGACGGTGGTCAACTGCGGATAG ACATGTGCGAAGGCAACATCGTCGTCCCCTTGTCTTCCTCTCGCAACGTCAAAAGGAATTTCACGGTCAAATCGACTCTGTTCCCGTTTAAACGCTCGACTCCTCTCATCTGCTCTTGGAATGTCAAG GTGAGCAAGAATTGCCGCCGGGGATTGGTGACGATGACCATTCACGAACGCAGTCGACTGGCGGGTGACGAAGGATGTCTCAACGGATTCTACAGCGTCTCTCCCTTCATGGATAACGTCAG AATTTGCGGTCGCATCAACTTTGTGCCGGCCTTCCAGTGGTACGTGGAAGACCAACAACCCGAAGTGACCATCAACTTGAGACACGTCGGACTCGACGACGGATACTCTGAAGGATTGGCATTCACCTTGTCAG gTGAATGTCTGGCTGAAGGCTCGAACATGACGCAAAGTAAAGCCAACCGATCGTATACGAAATGGATGCAACAGCTGCTGGACCAATCTGCCAACTTTGGCGTACCCACACTGGTCGTACCAGACGACGAAGTTTACGCCACAACGGCCAGTCCATTCTGGGCATATGAAGCAGATGACACTGAACTGAACATCGTCCAGTCCAACTTCACCAAACAGCCGACGAAAATTGCTGCGCTGGATTTCGATCTGGAAACCCCGTGGCACGTCCTTAAAAACCATTCGGCGCCATTGAGAACTATAGCGCCATCACCCatcacgacgacgaccagtACGAAACCACCAAAGATTCCATCCATCTCTCCCAACATCAGCAGCAACGCCAATAGTGTCGAACCGCATCCCATCATCAACTTGAATTACACAATCCTCAACCAGACGGCCATCATCTCGTCGACCACCACCCCAAAACCTCCTCCCCCGGCCAAGCCCTTGATTTCCAGCAGCCATTTCAATCTTGAGACTCCATGGCACGTACTCAAAAACCAGTCGTTAATGGCGCCAGCCATTTCTTCTCCTCCATTAAAGAATAAGACCCAAAATGTTTCCTTGAACGTcactgcggctgctgctgctatccaGACGGTAGAGACCATTTTGTGGACTTGA
- the LOC124315837 gene encoding uncharacterized protein LOC124315837 isoform X2 codes for MISFNSFNEAFNSSAATKIVDSTAHLLPSHSSAKFYNVVKLGECVEEFDMTKREAKFAFRSTDLGSWDSDFFASVSDITNSKPKTIQHWALVVHFPRGKKTYFFKARADNGLLLAYRAEGVAYQVFEKATYIGTIETCPSELLEKAKQVPSGEYDVLLNNSQTWLKDFLLLISPELLVALHDKVPGTETYLNNLVRKFNK; via the exons ATGATctcatttaattcatttaatgaAG CTTTTAATTCATCTGCTGCTACCAAAATTGTTGATTCCACTGCCCATCTTCTTCCAAG TCATAGCAGCGCCAAATTTTACAACGTTGTCAAGTTGGGAGAATGTGTAGAAGAATTTGACAtgacgaaaagagaagccaaaTTTGCATTTCGATCCACTGATTTGGGCAGTTGGGATTCTGATTTTTTCGCAAGTGTAAGCGACATCACCAATTCGAAGCCCAAGACGATCCAGCATTGGGCACTGGTCGTTCACTTTCCCAGAGGCAAGAAAACGTATTTCTTTAAAGCTCGGGCCGACAACGGCCTTCTTCTCGCCTATCGTGCAGAGGGCGTCGCCTATCAAGTGTTCGAGAAAGCCACGTACATTGGCACGATCGAGACTTGTCCCAGTGAACTACTGGAGAAAGCCAAACAAGTTCCATCAGGAGAGTACGACGTGTTATTGAATAACAGTCAAACATGGCTCAAAGACTTTTTACTTCTCATTTCTCCCGAATTGTTGGTAGCGCTACACGATAAAGTTCCTGGCACTGAAACCTACTTGAATAACCTTGTcagaaaatttaataaataa
- the LOC124315837 gene encoding uncharacterized protein LOC124315837 isoform X1, protein MKSQLNRCCNIHESLLIMPFDDTTTYNRPISRHLFFQCISFTFIYVFSSCARFILLGKIAFNSSAATKIVDSTAHLLPSHSSAKFYNVVKLGECVEEFDMTKREAKFAFRSTDLGSWDSDFFASVSDITNSKPKTIQHWALVVHFPRGKKTYFFKARADNGLLLAYRAEGVAYQVFEKATYIGTIETCPSELLEKAKQVPSGEYDVLLNNSQTWLKDFLLLISPELLVALHDKVPGTETYLNNLVRKFNK, encoded by the exons atgaaatcacaATTGAACCGCTGTTGCAATATCCATGAATCATTATTAATTATGCCTTTCGACGACACAACAACGTATAATCGACCAATTAGCCGCCATTTATTCTTCCAGTGCATCTCCTTCACTTTCATTTATGTCTTTTCCTCATGCGCTCGATTTATTTTGCTTGGTAAAATAGCTTTTAATTCATCTGCTGCTACCAAAATTGTTGATTCCACTGCCCATCTTCTTCCAAG TCATAGCAGCGCCAAATTTTACAACGTTGTCAAGTTGGGAGAATGTGTAGAAGAATTTGACAtgacgaaaagagaagccaaaTTTGCATTTCGATCCACTGATTTGGGCAGTTGGGATTCTGATTTTTTCGCAAGTGTAAGCGACATCACCAATTCGAAGCCCAAGACGATCCAGCATTGGGCACTGGTCGTTCACTTTCCCAGAGGCAAGAAAACGTATTTCTTTAAAGCTCGGGCCGACAACGGCCTTCTTCTCGCCTATCGTGCAGAGGGCGTCGCCTATCAAGTGTTCGAGAAAGCCACGTACATTGGCACGATCGAGACTTGTCCCAGTGAACTACTGGAGAAAGCCAAACAAGTTCCATCAGGAGAGTACGACGTGTTATTGAATAACAGTCAAACATGGCTCAAAGACTTTTTACTTCTCATTTCTCCCGAATTGTTGGTAGCGCTACACGATAAAGTTCCTGGCACTGAAACCTACTTGAATAACCTTGTcagaaaatttaataaataa